The DNA segment GCGCCGCAGGCCTGAGCCGTACTCATCCATCCATGTGGAAATAACTCTTTCGCAGTATGTTATCATATAAAAACCGGCTTAGTGAATCGAGTTAACATGAGCGTGTCAGACATAGTGAAAGTCTGGTCTCTGAACATGGAGATAACCTGGTGGCTTTTTCTTTCTGGAAATCGGTTGCAGATGTTGGACAAGGTAATTCCTTTTTTACTGAGGGTTAAGGTTAACCGGTGCTTGAATATAGCTCCTAAGATCTGCTTGCCAGGCAATAAATAAATGTGTTGCCTTGCGATTTTGATTGATTTTCAATAATCTTTTTCCGGGTCACGGTTGCGGGCCGCTCTTGTATACAGTTTATTGGCGAGCAGTATTTCAAAAATTGAATGCAATATAATTGGGTGGCGACAATGTAAAATTATCGGTTTTCAAGTCAGTCAATATATTTTTCGAAGCACCGTCTTTGAAGTCTTTTCCGGATTTTTATCTTGTATGCTAGATTTCCCGCAGCCAATCGCACAATCTGATTGGGTGCAGATAAAAATGGGAGAAAAATGCTTCCTTTTTCCATTTTGATGATAAATCCAAATTATTATAACTTCCTTGCGTGGCTGCTATTTACGGCCTAGCCTATGCAGCATTCAAAAGTCAAGAGAGGGGTGCGGGTAACTCAGCAATTGCTATGTGCTCTGCATCTCAATTGTGATTTTATCAGTGACTCCTCTCAAGATGTCGGTGCCAGAATAACCTCAATTGAGAATTTAATAAACGATTGTCACTACCACTATGATGAAATAAGTGCCAAAATTATTTCTTCTGCATGAAAAATACTTGCAGTTTTTTCCGTTAAGAAAGGTATTCTTGCGGATGCTTTTAACCAGTTATGCAGATAAATTTGTAATGACCAGTAGGTCTTTATCCTGTTTGTCAATGACTGTTTGGTTTTACTGTTTTTCTTTGCATTTGACAGCGGCGCTAGCTGCAGAAAAATGATACCGCCGCTGTGTCGCATTCACCCGATCACTGGCCCGAGTATTGGCTTTTTAATCCGGTAACCCAGACTTGCCAGCGAGTGAGACAGGCGTGCTTGGATGATGAGACTGGCAACAAAAAAAATACTGGAATGCAAGGAGTTATGGATGTTGGTTTCACATCATGAAAACAATTGACTGCTCGGGCGATTGGACAAGCTGAGCAATGCATTCATGCTGTAGCACGGCGGTGGCTTGACTGGCAATTTGTGCCATGCCCTACTGCCATTGTGCATAAGAGAGTGCCTGGCATTCTTAAAACGCCCTGAGCTGTAAACTGCCTTGTATGACAATAGCACGGGAGGTAAAAGGCCAGGGGGAGGAACTGTTGTACATGGTACCCAATATAATTTTCTCAGCAGTAATAGAGAGCACATTGATACCGTTATTGACAATTTGATCCGGCAACACGTTAAGAGAGGTAAGCAGCCGATAGGGGGTGCCGCCTTTGCTTCGCTTAAATCCTATGGCCTGCTATGAGCTTGGTCCTGCCAGGAGTTGCTGTTTGATAAAATGAACCCGGCACTTTTCCTCTAGTACCCGGACAGTGCCTGGAAGCTTGTAGTCATCAATATTACACTTGCCTGAATTTCCAGCTTTTCAGCAAATGACAGTGTCTGATATTAACACGGTTAAATGAATCACACTGTCAAGTCCACTCAGCATCCTCTGCCAGTGGGAAGTCATTGTCATTCAGCCGAAGTCACAGTGTGTTTGAAGTGCAGCTAGTTTCTGATGATAAGCCATGAATGTGCTACCTTGAATCCCCCTTTTGTTTGCCGAAGGCAATATGATTTGAGTCATGCCGCTTGGGCAGACTCGACTTATTGTTAATACCGGTTTTCATATTTGGCTGGAGGTCTATCATCAATTGGTATGAGAGTGCGGCGATAGTTAAACCGGTCGTTTCAGGTCAAGATTGCGGGTGCAACCGTATCCTACCCTTTCCAGGAGCCTGTCCCGTGGATGATCTCCGCCTTGAATACACCGTTGATGGTTTCTGCCAGTTGTGCCTTGGGAGTCCCGACGCTGTGGCTAAGGTCTGTAAACCCGTCTCAATAGGCCGCTCAGGGCATCGTATCGACAGGTACAGGCTGCCGCATTCGCTATGATAGGTAACGCCGCGGGGCTTGCCTCGTGCCCACACTGCCCGCTCCAGAGCATCAGGCAGAAGGCTCTATGACACGCACCAGCCAACAGCGTAGGGGGATACGTCGACAACGAATGCGGTATAAACCAAGCCAGACTTAGCTGCGATATCTGGAATAATCGTAATGCAGCATTTGCCTCTTCGAACGCCTTCCGGCTGCAACTAATCAGCGTTCAACGGTACGGCAGGCAATCTTTACGTCCTCACGGCTGAATCGCTTCCGGACCTTGCGAGCACCATAGTCTCGATGGCTTTCTTCGTAGGCTCGAGGATTACGGATTTAGGCTTATCGTCATGTTGAGCGCGCAGCGCGGCTCTTGGCTGGTCTGCAGAGGGTGGTGCCGGGCCTGGTGCCGTGTCGACTTCCATCTTGTTGATCCATGTTCGTCGAGTTTCAGGTGCACAACCGACCCTGGAGACGATAGATGTGATCGCTGCACGTGCTCGCTGGCCAACTCCTCGCGAACTGCGCATTGCCATACTTCTGGGTGAGTATCCAGGTCGTTTGCTCATTGGCTCATTCTTTCAAGAAAGTGCGCTTCCAAGGAACCCTAGGTGATTCAATGGCTGCTGTGCTTTTTTGTGCGTAGATAGTCACGATACACTCTGCCTTTGCGCATTCTCTGCTGTTCCACCTGAGCAGCTATGCTTTCCCAGAAGAAAAGCGGGCTGGCGGGTTGCAGCAATTCGAGCCGGTTCAGAGAGAGGGCAGGGTGCTTTCCAAAAGCGCACAAGAAATCACCCCCCTATAGTGGAAAACCCCTCCCCAATCGTCTGGACATTCAATGGAGGAGGTTCGACGACTATCGAGGCTGGGGGTAGCGATATCAGTACAGAGTTTAAGAGCTCAAATAATAAACGATTTGATTAACTTTCAGCTAAAAATTGCAAAGGTTAGATACCGAAAATCGCATTTTTCGAGCAAAAGTTGAGCAACTTGCTAAGGTGCTGAATAGTTACGGTGGGGGAGAGATGTCAGAAAAAGATACGATAAGCGGCATATATATCGCGCTCCGGGCGACCCTGGCTCGGGCGGTATCGCGCATTGTACCACCGAAAGAGATCGAGGATATCGTTCAGGAGACTTATGTCAGGGTCTGCCAGGTTAAGCAGAAGAGCGAGATATTGTACCCGCGCTCCTTCTTGCTAAAAACGGCCCAAAACCTAGCCCTGGACTACCTTAAGCGGTCAGAAACACGGATGACGGTGAGCGCCGATGAAGACCTGGAACCTGCGTATAGCCAAGCGGAATATTTTTCCGATGAAACCTATGACCGGGTCGCGGTGGATGAAGAATTCGCGCATTTTTGCGAAGCCGTTCGCCAATTGCCCGTACGGTGCCGCAGGGTATTTGTTCTCAAGAAAGTCTATGGTTACTCCCAGCGCGAAATAGCCAAGGCGCTAAATGTAAGTGAAAGCACCGTGGAAAAGCACGTTGCCACCGGTATTAAGCGGTGTACCTATTTTATGATGCAGCGAAGCAGCCTTGAGACTGCAAATGTTAGCCTTGAACCAAATAACAATGGCCGCACTAAACAACCGCCACAAGCCTCAACCTCGCCCTCTGTATCCGGGCAAGGGGGGCGCACATGAGTAATATCTACAAACTGAAAACACAGCAACAGTGCTACGACCAGGCCAGCCAATGGATTGCCAAGCTGGACAAGGGCTTGAACGCGAAGGAAATACAAGCCCTGCATCAATGGCTGGCGAGCAGTGGCCAAAATCGCCAGATACTTTTTAAGATGGCTGAAATCTGGGATAAAATGGACGCCCTGTCACGGCTTTCCGAACTGTTTCCCAGCTCTCCAAAGCCCGAACGTAGTGCTCCCCGGCCCTACATGGCTGTGGCGGCGTCCATACTGATGGTGTTTGCAGGCCTGTGTACCTGGGTGGGCACTACACTTTCCGAAAGGTTGGGTGAGCGGCAGCAGACGTTGGACGCTGTCGTCGATCGGATGTACGAAACGGCAATCGGAGAACACTCCTCGGTTAATTTACCCGACGGCAGCCAACTGGTGCTCAATACCAACAGCCAGGTAAAAGTTAACTACACTGACTACTATCGATTGCTAGTGCTTGAACGCGGCGAGATTCACGTTAAAGTGGCCCACGATAAATCTCGCCCGCTCAGTGTTATTGCCGGAGATAAAGTGATACAGGCCGTGGGAACGGCGTTCAATGTGGAAATTAACAGCGATCAGCAGATCGAGCTGGTGGTCACCGATGGCAAGGTTCTGGTTGCTGTGCACAAGGCACCGGAAAAAAATACGGCCGAGTTGGTGCCAGAAATTTTGCCACCTTCCTCAGTGGCAGTTTCAAAAGGTGAGCAACTGGTTCTTGGGGGAGAGGAAGAAGCGATTGAAAAAATAAACCCGAAAGAAATACAAGTTAAATTGTCGTGGCGGGAAGGTAATCTGGTTTTCCGGGGGGAGCCCCTGGAGAACGCAGTTGCCGAAATCAGCCGCTATACGCAAGTTGAATTTGTAATTCTCGATGAAAACCTGAAAAAAGTGCGCATTGCTGGATTGTTTAAAGCCGGCGATGTCAAAGGATTATTACTGACCCTGAGAAAAAACTTCGATATTTCCTACCAACGGATTGGGGAAAGCAAGGTCTTGCTAAGCGCCCAATAGCCTCAACCTGATAATCCTAAGCCGTGCGGGATGCACAGAAAAAATACTAATTCTGAAAACACTTCTGAAAGCATGGTGGAAAAAAATTTCTAGGTCGTCTACTCAGTGCGCGGGTTTGAAGCTCGCGAATGAGAATAATAAGTTGGTAAGATTTTGGTGTGTTGTCCTCTTTCTGCTGATGCCAGTGTCTTCTGTATTGCCTGTAAAAGCGGCACAGCCACATGAAAAAATTCCTTTCGTTATTCTTCAACAAAGAGCGGACCTGTCGCTCATTGCCTTTGCAGAGCAGGCTGATCTAACACTTATTTTTCCTTTCGATATCGTTCAGGAAAAAACCACGAACTGTTTGGTTGGCACCTACTCGATTGAGGAAGCTGTTCAAGCTTTATTGTCGGGAACGGGTTTAAGCGCAAAGGTGGAGGGAGACGGGCAGCTCAGTATCAGTACTGATAGCGCCCGAGGAGGGGTGAATTTCATGACATTAGATTTTTGTACACCGCAGAGAAAGGTGATCGCACAAGCAATTCGTCAGGCGCAGGCAATCAATCATACCGCTCCGCTGTGGTGCAGCGCAGCACTGGCCTGCCTGGCGATAAGTGCCACCTCCGCCACTGCTCAGAGCGATGATGAGGTAAACAGTAAGGGCATTGAGGAAGTGACTGTTACCGCACAGAAAATAGAAGAGAGTATTCAGGATGTGCCCATTGCTGTTACCGCTCTGTCTGGCGACAGCATGGCAGACTTGAAGATTGAGCGCGGCGAAGAGTTGTTACGCGCAGTGCCCAATGTAAATTTTTCCAAAAATAATTTTAGCACCTACAATTTTTCTATTCGGGGTGTGGGTACAAAAGCGGTTTCCGCCAATTCAGATCCGGCAGTGGCAGTCAGCTTTAACAATGCCCCTCTGATTCGTAACAGACTATTTGAACAGGAATTCTTTGATGTGCAGCGCGTGGAGGTGCTGCGAGGACCACAGGGCACATTGTACGGCCGCAATGCTACAGCAGGTGTTGTCAATATGCTGCCTGTCATGCCACAGAATGAGTTTTCAGCAGATATAAAGGCAGAGGTGGGAAATTTTAATTCAAGGCGCACCAGCGGAATGATTAATATTCCACTAGGTGAAACTTTTGCTATTCGCGCTTCAGGGGTCATGACAAAGCGTAATGGATTCGACAAAAATACATTTACTGGTAATGATGTAAATGATCGGGATTTATTGTCAACACGGCTGATATTGGATTGGCAACCTAGTGATAATTTCAACGCTAATTTTATCTGGCAGCACTTTGAAGAAGATGATATGCGCTCGCGCACAGGTAAGCAGCTTTGTACGCGCGATAACGGACCCAATATGGTTGGGGAAACTGCTGTACCCGAAGAAGGGAACGATATAATCGGGTATAGATCTTCTTTTAGCCAAGGGTGTAAAGCTGAATCTCTTTATAGTGATAACGCTTACGGCACGCCGAACGCTAAAAGTTTTGGTTTTGTATCAGCTCTATTGGGCTTAGGAGGTAGACTTGGAGATGACGCAGACAACAATTCTATTAATAAATTAACAACAGGTGATATATTCGCCGACGTAAAACAATCTAAAAATTTACGAGAAATTGCCACAAGTTATGACCCTAAGTTTCAAGCTGAAAACGATCTTTTTCAATTTAATTTTGAATGGGGTTTAAACGACAGCCTTACATTCTATTCCCAAACTACCTACGCTAAAGACGATTATTACAGCACTCAGGATTATAACCGGTACGTATCACAACCGTTATTTAATGATTCAGAAGGCCTGTTTTATACTGATCTTGGAGACGGCAGTATAGTTAAGCCTATCCCTCATTCCGGGCCAACTCCAGGGGGTGTTTTTACGGACCCCCAGCTAGGGCCCTCTGATCGAATGTTAGCTGTAGATATTAGCAAATCAGACAATGAGCAATTTAGCCAAGAAATCAGGCTGCAATCTAGCTTTGATGGCAGATTCAACTTTTCTATAGGCGCTAATTACCTAGATTTTGAAACGCAAGATGATTATTATGTTTTTAATAATTTATTTACATATATGGCGCAATACCTGTATAACGATTTAGAAGGCTCAAGAGATCCTGGCTTAACAACCGTAAATTGCACTGACCTAGAAAAAAATGGGGCTAGGGAATGCGTTTACGTAGATCCAAATTCACTAGAAAATATAAATGACGAAGGCCATAATTATTTTTTAAGCCGCAATGTGGTAAATATAGAATCAAAGGCAATATTTGGTGAAGCCTATTGGAATTTTACAGACGACGTGAAACTAACAACCGGTTTACGTTATACCATTGATACAAAAACGTCCACTCCAATACCCACGCAGCTATTATTAGGTGCTTGGCATAATGAAGAAGGAGAAATAGAAGATTCTGGACAATCTACAGGCGGAAAAATTAGTAGAGGCTTTGAACCTTTACCGGATGTGAAGCAAGAATGGAAAGCCTTCACAGGTCGCGCCGTGCTTGATTGGAAAGGCGAAACTCCATTTACTGATGAAACGCTTTTTTATATTTCTTTAGCACATGGTTACAAAGGCGGTGGCACAAACCCACCGCGCATGGATATTGATCCGGTAAAAGTACAATTTCAGTCACTAGAAAGTAAATTTAAGCCTGAATATGTTAACGCTATAGAATTTGGAACAAAAAATAGTTTGCTTGGTAGCACTATGCAATTAAACACTACAGCCTTTTATTACGATTACAAAGACTATCAAGTATCGCAAATTGTTGACCGTATTTCATTAAATGAAAATTTCGACGCGGAAACATGGGGCTTTGAAGTTGAAGGTCTTTGGCAATTTACCGAGAATACGCGGTTTGATGTAAATTTAGGTTATCTAAAAACGCGTATTGGTGAAGGTGCGAAATCTATCGATGTAATGAACCGTACACAAGGTAATGAAGATTGGATGGTAATAAGACCCTGGATTCAAGTCCCCTCCAACTGTATTGCACCTGTTGAACATGTAGAAAAGATTTTACAATTTGGCGCTTCTCTTCCACCAGAATTTGATTCTGGCTCGCTTGCAGTGCGTATGCTTTGCGGCGGATCAAAACAATTCGGCAGTTTTGACGGTAGCGGCGGTATCCCCTGGGGTCAAATTTATGGAATAGAATATAATCCTTTAACAGACGCGCCAAACGGCGGCAGGGGTTTTTATGCTGATCTTGAAGGTAATGAATTACCCAATGCACCAAGTTTTACAGCGAACTTTGGAGTTGAACATATTATTCCAGTTCATGACTGGGATTTAAAACTAAGAGCTGATTATTATTATCAATCTGAAAGCTATGGCCGTGTTTACAATACCGAGTTTGACCGCCTTAAGGCTTGGAGCAATGTAAACATATCTGCTACAGCTACCAATCTTCATTCAGACCTACAAGTACAACTGTATGTGAAAAATCTGTTTGATGATGCCCCAATTACAGACTTTTTTGTCAATAGTGATGATACAGGGTTGACTGCAAATGTATTTACATTGGAGCCGCGTATTGTTGGCCTGAGCCTTTATAAGGGGTTTTAAATGGCGGAAGCTTCTGGGGTATATTGCCCCAGAAGTGTCAGCGGTACATGAATCCTGGTATTCAACCTGCCCAGGCGCAGCGCTTCAGTAATAATCGCAGAACTACGGCTCACAAAGCAATCAAAGTGACCGATGAGGTGAGAAGCTGGATAGAAAAGCTGCTTCACCAGGAACTGAGTCCTCAACAAGTAGCAGACTACCTGTTGAGGCACAAGCAGGTGTCGTTGCACCATGAGACGATTTATCAAATTGTTTACTCCGATAAGGCTGAAGACGGCGATCTTTACAAGCATTTGCGAGTGCTCTCCAAACCCTACCGCAAACGGTATGGCCATTATGACCGACGTGGACAGATCAAAAACCGGGTGGATATCGATGATCGTTCAGAGATGGTTAGTAGTTGTTGCCGAATCGATGATTGGGAAGGCGATACCGTGATGGGTAAGGGTTGCAAAAGTGCTTTCTTGACGAGGGATCAACGAAAACAGTAACGGTTTTATTCTACAGTATTTTCTCAAAAGCACCGACTTCAGTGAAGTCACGAATGAAGAGGTGCAAGCGGTGATTGTCCGACTTAACAGCCGTCCGAGAAAGACGAGGGACTGTCGATCACCAAACGAACTATTTATAGGTCAGAGAGCAGATTAGCTTGTCGCGTAATAAAATTGCAGTTATTGCTTGAAACTGTGGAGTTTTATATCTTGTGGATATTGTTTTTTATTTTTTAAATAACAACAGGTTAAACCATGTTTAAAAGATTTTTAATATTTGTATTATTTTTCAGCAGTTTTATAGCTGCAACAACAAGCGCACGCCCTAAAGATCCTTGTGATGTTATAGAGCCGCTATTGAAAGATAATAAAGACAATATTTTGGCCCAATCTACAAAATCAGCGGCCCCTATTATTGATACAGACGGCAACTACAATGTGGATTTCTCCGCTTTAGTTGTTAGTGACTGCGAAATGGCTTTTATCCAAGAATGGGGCCCCGCCGGTAGCTGGTTTACAGTTCCAAAAAAAGAGTTAGGAAATAATAAGTACAGGCATGAAGCTAGAAATCAAGAGTTAGGCCATTATAAGTACCGCTATGGCATAGCACGTAAAAATAACTGGCCGTCGCCTACTCCGCCTGTAAGGACATGGTACTATGTGGATGAAGTAATTGTTATAAAATCACCAAATACGCCAGGAATCACAGAGTTTCAAAACACCGAAAACGGTGAAGACAGAAATGGGATTTTCAATTTAAAATGGAATGCCGCAAGCACACCGCCGCCAATAAGCGGCTACCAAGTTGAACAATGTAAAGGCAATTGCGGATCAGATGGAAATTGGAATAATATATATTCTTCAACAAATCTAAATGCCAGATCAATTAGAGTTCCCGCTTCTGGTGCTTTACCAAGTGGTAAATATCGCTATCGTGTGCGTTCTTTCTTAACAATAAGCAGCGCTACTAAGTATAGCCCTTGGGAGTATTCCGCGTATTTAACGGTTAACCGCAGGCCTGACGCAGTAACTAATTTCACACAACCCAGCGGGGGGACTCAGTCGGCCAGCTTCCAATTAGCCTGGAGTGCTCCCACGGGCGCTTTTGATGCAATTAATAATTATCAAGTGCAATGCAATAAAAATAGTACTGGGTTTAGTTTCAATAATTGTGGTAATGATAATTTAGGCAATAAAACTACATTTTCAGTTAATCTATCCCCAGGTTCTAGTGGTACTTATCGTTTCCGAGTCCGAGCTAAAAACGCCGCTGGTTGGGGGCTTTGGACTCCTTCAGGCAGCTATAAAATAGTCACTGTCAATGCGCCGCTACCTACACCGGGCGGTATTTCTATAAATACCCCAGAATCTAGTGACTTTGGCGACTATGATATAAGTTGGAACGCTTCGGGTGTTGTTACTTCCTATCAGTTAGAGCGCTACTGTAAAACCGGCATTGAAACTTGCGGGGCTGATGGCTGGCAAAATGTGCAGCTGAACAACTCCACCACAAAAATTTATCAGGCGCGTGGCCATATTGCCGACAAATACCGCTATCGGGTGAAAGCTTGTAACGGTAATTCTTGCACAGGCTGGAAAACTAGCGCTTGGGTTAAAGTGCATAACCTGGACGGCATAGAACCGGCGGTAGTGCTATCTACTGGGGCCGTACCCGGCAAAATGGATTATACAACGGATGTAACCAGAACTGGTGACGTACTTATAAAAATTCCAGTTGAAGTTGCGCCGGGGGTTAATGGCTTAGAGCCAACTGTAAATATAAATTATTCTGGTGCCCGCTTTAGGCAAAGGAATAATGAATCTTTGCCAGAAGATTATTTAGGCTATGGTTGGCGTATTGGCGGTTTTGGGGAAATTCGCCGTTGTAAAATTGGCCGCCCTAATACCGATAAAATAAAATTGAATGAAACAGACTCAATTTGTTTTAACGGGGAACCGTTGGTAACCGTGTCTGGTAACCGCTGGCAAGTTGGTAGTACTTACCGGACCAAAAAGGAAACTTTTTACCTTATAGAGCTAAAAGAAAATAACGGTAAACTATGGTTTGAAGTGCGCACGCCTGACGGTAGAATTCAGGAGTACGGTAAAACCACTAACAGCCGTTTAAAAGTTGGTAAGTCTACCCATTTTGGTTGGTCACTTAACAAGGTAACAGACAATTTTGGTAATGTGTTGAATTATCGCTATCATCGCGACACGGTAGAGGGCATTAATTACCCGTTAGAAATTATCTACGGTAACGATTCAGATGCGCGTATACAGTTTGAATACGGCACCCGCAGTGACGCCCCACCGCAACCGCTGGACTCTGAAGAAATCCAGCAGGAGCAATTAGTATTACTGCACCACATAAAAGTACTGTATAACAATAAGCTTATTAGGCAGTACAAAATGATTTCTGAAGACGAAGGCGAAATAGAAGACTACCGCCGATTAAAGTATGTACAGAAATGCGCTTTTGATGTAAACGGTAGTAATGAGCAATGCTTAAACCCTATGTCGCTTGACTGGGTAGAAACTGAAACCGCTAATGATATTGAATTTAACACGGGGGTTTCCCAGGTTACCGACACATTAGGCCAATCAATACAGTTTTATTATTCTATGATTACTGATAATTCTAATGATGGCTTATTTATAGAAAGGCCTTTTGGACAGGATTCTACACCGGAGCAGGCAAACCTCCTTACCGCTGTTGGTGGCAATTACCGGTCTGTAGTAACTGAGGTTTGGCGCTCTAACGGCAACGTCAACGGCTGGCATAAAACAAAATATGCCTACCAAGGCAAAGGCTACATGAGTACGCTAAGGCGCGGCTTTCTGGGCTATCCAGCGCAAAGAATCCATGATTTGAGTTCTAATATTGTCACCTACAAACAGTTCCGTTTAGATTATCCCTATATCGGACGCGTTGCCCGCGAAACACAATACAAAGGCGTGCTTCCGGGTAGTAATGAGTTGTTGTCAAAAACCCAATACCGTTACGGTAGTTTAACCCTGTCAACCGGCCAAAATACGACTAAAAACCCTTATGTTAAGCAACGCTTAGAATGGGTTTTAGAAAATGGCCAAACGCTGGGCTATAAATTTTACACTACAGATTTACAGAAAACGGCTTATCCACAAAATGGGGAGTTGTTAGATAGCACTATTAAAACTGCTCGATTCTGTCTTAATGCCAACGTACCAACCGCGCAAGATTTCTGGGGGGAAGTAAAAACTGTTTCTGTTAGCGGTATCAAACGTAGTACAGAAAACATAATTACTTATAACAACAGGCCCGTTAATTGGTTGGTATTGTTTAAAGAAGCTGAGGAAAGTAGTTATTTTAACGGCCCATTAACCGGCGCCGCAGATAAAGTGGAAAGTGTTATTTATACGCCCTTCGGTAATACTTACCAGATAGGCACAATGGCGGTATTTCCAGGCGACGATAAATACGAACTAACAACAGAATACACCTACGACAGCGACGGGAATTTAAGGTCAGAAACTGTTTCTGGAGTGGGTATTGATGAGCGCACAACAACCAAAGATAACTATTTAGATAAGCGTTACCCGTCTTCTGTAGCAAACGCTTTAGGCCAAATTGCTACGATAGACTATGAAAAGCGCTTTGGTTTGCCTACTTCCATTAAATTTAATAATCAAACTACTACGTTTGCTTATGATAATTTCGGAAGAGAAAGAAAGCGTGTCAATAGTGACGGTGTAGGCGTAACAATAACCCGTGATTATTGTCTCGCGGGAACCTGCCCAGTCTATGGCAACCAGTTAGCAGCTTATCAAGTTACTCAAAGTTCACCAGTAACACCAAATATCACACGGTACTACGATATTTTAGACCGTATCATACAACAGGATACACAGGCATTTAACGGCGTCGATACAGTAAGACAAGAATTTAATTACGATTTACTGGGCCGCATGTACTTAGAAACAGCGCCCTATTTTGTTGGCGATCAAAAGCCTTTAACTACTTATCAATTTGATATACGCAACCGCGTAACGCAAGTAGACCGCCCTGACGGTTCACAGATTCGTACCATATACGCTCCCGGAACTAATGCGGGCCAATACAAAGTTACTATAGAAGAGGACGTTTTAAACAGCGCTGGCGTTTTAGAAGAAACGCAAGTAAGAGAAACTACCTATAACTTTATCAATGATAAATTATGGACTATTGAGGCCATAGGCACGCCGCAAAAAGTATCGACTAAATATACTTATAACGGCGCGGGGGCTATGCTTTCAGCCAAAGTAAACAACGACGTTTTAACAGAGTCTATTTATGACTATGATAAAGCCGGCTACTTGGTTGCTATGGCTGGGCCTGATATTGGCATAGTATCGAGTGATTACAATGCATTAGGCCAACTGGTTAGTCAAACTGACAATAGCGGGGAGACTATCACTAATAG comes from the Microbulbifer sp. MI-G genome and includes:
- a CDS encoding RHS repeat-associated core domain-containing protein, with the translated sequence MFKRFLIFVLFFSSFIAATTSARPKDPCDVIEPLLKDNKDNILAQSTKSAAPIIDTDGNYNVDFSALVVSDCEMAFIQEWGPAGSWFTVPKKELGNNKYRHEARNQELGHYKYRYGIARKNNWPSPTPPVRTWYYVDEVIVIKSPNTPGITEFQNTENGEDRNGIFNLKWNAASTPPPISGYQVEQCKGNCGSDGNWNNIYSSTNLNARSIRVPASGALPSGKYRYRVRSFLTISSATKYSPWEYSAYLTVNRRPDAVTNFTQPSGGTQSASFQLAWSAPTGAFDAINNYQVQCNKNSTGFSFNNCGNDNLGNKTTFSVNLSPGSSGTYRFRVRAKNAAGWGLWTPSGSYKIVTVNAPLPTPGGISINTPESSDFGDYDISWNASGVVTSYQLERYCKTGIETCGADGWQNVQLNNSTTKIYQARGHIADKYRYRVKACNGNSCTGWKTSAWVKVHNLDGIEPAVVLSTGAVPGKMDYTTDVTRTGDVLIKIPVEVAPGVNGLEPTVNINYSGARFRQRNNESLPEDYLGYGWRIGGFGEIRRCKIGRPNTDKIKLNETDSICFNGEPLVTVSGNRWQVGSTYRTKKETFYLIELKENNGKLWFEVRTPDGRIQEYGKTTNSRLKVGKSTHFGWSLNKVTDNFGNVLNYRYHRDTVEGINYPLEIIYGNDSDARIQFEYGTRSDAPPQPLDSEEIQQEQLVLLHHIKVLYNNKLIRQYKMISEDEGEIEDYRRLKYVQKCAFDVNGSNEQCLNPMSLDWVETETANDIEFNTGVSQVTDTLGQSIQFYYSMITDNSNDGLFIERPFGQDSTPEQANLLTAVGGNYRSVVTEVWRSNGNVNGWHKTKYAYQGKGYMSTLRRGFLGYPAQRIHDLSSNIVTYKQFRLDYPYIGRVARETQYKGVLPGSNELLSKTQYRYGSLTLSTGQNTTKNPYVKQRLEWVLENGQTLGYKFYTTDLQKTAYPQNGELLDSTIKTARFCLNANVPTAQDFWGEVKTVSVSGIKRSTENIITYNNRPVNWLVLFKEAEESSYFNGPLTGAADKVESVIYTPFGNTYQIGTMAVFPGDDKYELTTEYTYDSDGNLRSETVSGVGIDERTTTKDNYLDKRYPSSVANALGQIATIDYEKRFGLPTSIKFNNQTTTFAYDNFGRERKRVNSDGVGVTITRDYCLAGTCPVYGNQLAAYQVTQSSPVTPNITRYYDILDRIIQQDTQAFNGVDTVRQEFNYDLLGRMYLETAPYFVGDQKPLTTYQFDIRNRVTQVDRPDGSQIRTIYAPGTNAGQYKVTIEEDVLNSAGVLEETQVRETTYNFINDKLWTIEAIGTPQKVSTKYTYNGAGAMLSAKVNNDVLTESIYDYDKAGYLVAMAGPDIGIVSSDYNALGQLVSQTDNSGETITNSYDNLGRLRFREDSQGLAEWTYDPTNGIGHLGSKIYTTGGSQVYKAENSYDSNAKLIKTKTLLQAGGLVRNYQQSYSYDSRGRVAAVTDPGGAVIGYQYNGRGYLHKLTDGINTLKTIKDVNARGMPQEEAYGNGITTTRTYNPDTGKLETIVSMGAQVVQNNVYSWRSNGSLESRGPAGSNDNKREEFSYDGLNRLKIAQTFFNGTSQRTLTNVFDKLGNIQSKSSSITGDNTVDGYQYGQNANAGAHAVSSATVGGTSYDFWYNPNGAIVRYDAASGDDKWITWNARQLPTEIVVGDSQSDQTPTARDRFRYGPDNKRFYRESSYWDNDSQQLVTDKTFIIGGFEDFLPGNDPDFNRIQKTRIDKSVILYTLTDQAGLTINTVEYLHRDHLDSVEKITDAEGNMLLGSLNALAYDPYGSRRSGDWTGDISASDLEDLLAAQGLSTNRGFTNHEQLDRTGLIHMNGRIYDPAMGRFLSPDPIVQAPGNSQSWNRYSYVMNNPLSFTDPSGFLMEEVEVICDDACQGGGGLTGFEKMLYRSLFSSGDWVDFGGGIPGGTITPPLTQEEKDEKDAQDEADEKDCSNTPSSSSGTAGQSSSNSGRYSEEYMKANELGKNIAAIASSNVIDNIAFKNSPAASALPVGPIYEVTSQAGTGEYNSANTFGAFVGSSLGFLGSALGGTGTGITVGTVASKFASNMYKHITPQRAEDFWRDYNQSQSSCEK